From Triticum aestivum cultivar Chinese Spring chromosome 4A, IWGSC CS RefSeq v2.1, whole genome shotgun sequence, a single genomic window includes:
- the LOC123082463 gene encoding auxin-responsive protein SAUR71-like — MAWRKKNGGESFSPGASPCRDDEQEKVPRGHVPMVTGCGARVVVPVRLLRDPRIAELLDMAAQQYGYGQPGVLRIPCDAGHFRRIVDGALHRAE; from the coding sequence ATGGCATGGAGGAAGAAGAACGGCGGCGAGTCGTTTTCGCCCGGCGCCTCGCCGTGTCGCGACGACGAGCAGGAGAAGGTCCCTAGAGGGCACGTCCCGATGGTCACCGGCTGCGGCGCGCGCGTGGTGGTGCCGGTCAGGCTGCTCCGGGACCCTCGCATCGCTGAGCTCCTAGACATGGCGGCGCAGCAGTACGGGTACGGCCAGCCGGGCGTGCTGCGGATCCCGTGCGACGCCGGGCATTTCCGCCGGATCGTCGACGGCGCGCTGCACAGGGCCGAATAG
- the LOC123083975 gene encoding auxin-responsive protein SAUR71-like: MARGKKNGGESSASPCHFDERHKVPRGHVPMVTGCGARVVVPVRLLGDPCIAEQLDMAAQQYGYGQPGVLRIPCDAGQFRRVVDGALHRADT, encoded by the coding sequence ATGGCacggggaaagaagaacggcggcgAGTCGTCAGCGTCGCCATGCCACTTCGACGAGCGGCACAAGGTCCCGAGAGGGCACGTCCCGATGGTCACCGGCTGCGGTGCCCGAGTGGTGGTGCCGGTGAGGCTGCTTGGGGACCCGTGCATCGCGGAGCAGCTTGACATGGCGGCGCAGCAGTACGGCTACGGCCAGCCAGGTGTGCTGCGGATCCCATGCGACGCCGGGCAATTCCGCCGGGTCGTCGACGGCGCGCTGCACAGAGCCGACACGTGA